In Gemmatimonadales bacterium, one genomic interval encodes:
- a CDS encoding phosphomannomutase/phosphoglucomutase, with the protein MRVDPVIFRQYDIRGTVGVDLTPDVARAIGLAVGSESRQRLGRIPTLAVGRDNRPSGEALVGALTEGLIATGAKVLSVGLVPTPTLYFAIHHLRADGGVQVTGSHNPPEFNGFKMVLDGLPFAGDDIQGLRARIEAERFTAGSGAVLSHEVLDAYRDEVVRRVGKLPRRVRAVVDCGNGTASVAAPELLRALGADVIELFCESDGSFPNHHPDPTVLHNLEDLRATVKRERAELGIAFDGDGDRIGAVDERADVLFGDQLLVIYGRDMTRRLGPGREVIFDVKCSDLLPMALEQAGARPVMWMTGHSYIKTKMKESGAPLAGEMSGHMFFGPPDYLGFDDALYAAARLLKIVAERQGPMSGLLADLPRYVSTPEIRVDCAEDRKVKAVAAAARHFSARYPTITIDGVRWRAEDGWGLIRASNTQPILVLRFEARTAEGLGRIRREALDVLAAEGVSVPGQ; encoded by the coding sequence ATGCGAGTCGATCCGGTCATCTTCCGCCAGTACGACATCCGCGGCACCGTCGGAGTGGATCTCACGCCCGACGTTGCCCGCGCCATCGGACTGGCCGTGGGCTCCGAGTCTCGCCAGCGTCTTGGTCGCATCCCCACGCTTGCCGTGGGGCGAGACAACCGTCCGAGCGGCGAAGCACTGGTCGGCGCGCTCACCGAGGGACTGATCGCCACCGGAGCAAAGGTGCTCTCGGTCGGTCTCGTCCCCACTCCCACGTTGTACTTCGCCATCCACCACCTGCGTGCCGACGGAGGCGTTCAGGTCACCGGCTCGCACAACCCGCCGGAGTTCAACGGTTTCAAGATGGTGCTCGATGGCCTGCCGTTCGCCGGCGATGACATCCAGGGGCTGCGAGCGCGCATCGAGGCGGAGCGCTTTACGGCGGGAAGTGGCGCCGTCCTGAGCCACGAGGTTCTCGACGCCTATCGTGACGAGGTCGTGCGCCGAGTCGGCAAATTGCCGCGCCGGGTGCGCGCCGTCGTGGACTGCGGCAACGGCACCGCCTCCGTGGCGGCGCCGGAGTTGCTGAGGGCGCTGGGGGCCGACGTTATCGAGCTCTTCTGCGAGTCGGACGGCAGCTTCCCGAACCACCACCCCGATCCGACCGTCCTGCACAACCTCGAGGACCTGCGCGCCACGGTGAAGCGCGAGCGCGCCGAGTTGGGGATCGCCTTCGACGGCGACGGCGACCGCATCGGCGCTGTGGACGAGAGGGCGGATGTGCTCTTCGGCGACCAACTCCTGGTGATCTACGGCCGGGACATGACCCGCCGCCTCGGACCGGGCCGCGAGGTCATCTTCGACGTGAAGTGCTCCGACCTGCTCCCGATGGCGCTGGAGCAAGCCGGCGCGCGGCCGGTCATGTGGATGACGGGTCATTCGTACATCAAGACCAAGATGAAGGAGTCGGGCGCTCCGCTGGCCGGCGAGATGAGCGGCCACATGTTCTTCGGCCCGCCGGACTACCTCGGCTTCGACGACGCTCTGTATGCCGCGGCGCGGCTCCTCAAGATCGTCGCCGAGCGGCAAGGTCCGATGTCGGGGCTCCTGGCCGACCTGCCTCGCTACGTGTCCACCCCGGAGATCAGGGTGGACTGCGCGGAGGACCGGAAGGTGAAGGCGGTGGCGGCGGCGGCACGCCATTTCTCCGCCCGCTACCCGACGATCACCATAGACGGCGTGCGGTGGCGCGCCGAAGACGGATGGGGACTGATCAGGGCCTCGAACACCCAACCCATACTCGTCCTCCGCTTCGAGGCCCGAACCGCCGAGGGGCTGGGCCGCATTCGCCGGGAGGCACTCGACGTACTCGCGGCGGAGGGGGTGAGCGTCCCGGGCCAATGA
- a CDS encoding UPF0182 family protein encodes MSRRRVAGLLVVAVLVTLFGGRWVALRYTEHAWYSDLGLARQFWVLLLRAAGWQLGVVLAATGWYAAHTLGVYRSIGSVHLPRRVGNLEIAEQVPRHLLRLVALGVALLLGVATAYSFSDVDHLVALYRHAVPLGFTEPVLQRDASFYLARLPLLETLNMLAAISVLLASALTVGLYALTGNLSVAQRRLRITPHARTHVILLMTVTALVVAWAFHLDAYQLVGGGGSVQGALSAVDRAIRIPASTSLAIIALIVAAGTVSALRWMRPGVLIGLWATLVAASLLGRFVVPFLAEGWGAPGGPGVAQALASYADGYSRVGFGLLEVRGKALPATPELTPESAGRLAAELEGVSPWSGEPGILEALVSASAPADTARVQAWTVSVGRLAGASGAEWLAALAVPQTDPLRAARLTPRPRWAALHRGALAWGGEPIALNAGGGGSRNLASLDPLDTASGAVPVARAPGRIRFLPRAAELGVVGPDEGTVLEPPPGLLLGTFVRRLLFAWALQAPPLLDDHTSAADRVIFWRDVPSRLARLYPFAAFDAPRAALVGGRLVWIVDGYLASSRFPLGEYVRWHGDNVNFLTAPYVVTVDAVTGSTRLYLRGTGLAFAAEVARGEGTEALPSDSMSADLRRRLDYPLGLFGAQAAMLARRGDDSARGERRWALAARDSGVASAGDAALLRPAVALLALGEAERRLWYLLPLTDAAGNRLAAIVAATGGEDGSLRLELLRLPEGFPTPSAAASRLSSAPAVLAASAAASGPEGAVRRGPVFPVPAAGTIAYQQVIYGSTHRTAKPLSVRAVALAVGGRVGVGSDAASAARALERGETGGGDFGAGISLAVARAAFLSLDSAVRRADWAEFARAYAVLRRALGVGVGERP; translated from the coding sequence ATGAGCCGGCGCCGTGTCGCGGGACTCCTCGTCGTCGCCGTCCTCGTCACGCTGTTCGGGGGCCGGTGGGTGGCGCTCCGGTACACCGAGCATGCCTGGTATTCCGACCTAGGCCTCGCCCGTCAATTCTGGGTGCTGCTGCTTCGGGCGGCAGGATGGCAGCTCGGCGTCGTCCTCGCGGCGACGGGGTGGTACGCGGCGCACACCCTCGGCGTGTATCGCTCGATCGGGTCGGTCCACCTCCCGCGCCGCGTAGGTAACCTCGAGATCGCCGAGCAAGTGCCGCGTCACCTCCTCCGTCTGGTCGCGCTCGGCGTCGCGCTCCTCCTCGGCGTCGCCACCGCCTACAGCTTCTCCGACGTTGATCACCTCGTCGCACTCTACCGCCACGCGGTCCCGCTAGGGTTCACCGAGCCCGTACTCCAGCGCGACGCGTCGTTCTATCTCGCCCGGCTCCCGCTGCTCGAGACCCTGAACATGCTGGCGGCGATCTCGGTGCTGCTGGCGAGCGCACTCACGGTGGGACTCTACGCGCTCACCGGCAACCTGTCGGTCGCGCAGCGCCGGCTGCGGATCACCCCGCACGCGCGCACTCACGTGATCCTGCTCATGACCGTCACCGCGCTCGTGGTGGCCTGGGCGTTCCATCTCGACGCCTACCAACTCGTCGGCGGGGGCGGTTCCGTGCAGGGGGCGCTTTCGGCCGTGGACCGCGCCATCCGGATCCCCGCGTCCACGTCGCTTGCCATCATCGCGCTGATCGTCGCGGCGGGCACGGTGTCGGCCCTGCGATGGATGCGCCCCGGCGTCCTGATCGGCCTGTGGGCTACGCTCGTCGCGGCCTCGCTCCTGGGTCGTTTCGTCGTGCCGTTCCTCGCCGAAGGGTGGGGCGCGCCGGGTGGACCAGGGGTCGCGCAGGCGCTTGCCAGCTACGCGGACGGTTACTCACGGGTCGGGTTCGGGTTGCTGGAGGTGCGCGGAAAGGCACTCCCGGCGACGCCCGAGCTGACGCCCGAGAGCGCCGGCCGCCTCGCCGCCGAGCTGGAGGGCGTCTCGCCGTGGAGCGGAGAGCCGGGGATACTGGAGGCGCTGGTCTCTGCCTCCGCACCGGCGGACACGGCGCGGGTGCAGGCGTGGACCGTGAGCGTGGGGCGGCTTGCTGGGGCGTCGGGCGCAGAGTGGCTTGCCGCGCTGGCCGTCCCTCAGACCGACCCGCTCCGCGCCGCGCGGCTCACGCCGAGGCCGCGCTGGGCGGCGCTCCACCGCGGCGCCCTGGCATGGGGCGGGGAGCCGATAGCGTTGAACGCCGGTGGGGGCGGTTCCCGAAACCTTGCGTCGCTGGATCCCCTGGACACGGCGTCGGGAGCGGTGCCCGTGGCGCGCGCCCCGGGCCGCATCCGCTTCCTGCCGCGCGCGGCCGAGCTGGGCGTCGTCGGCCCCGACGAGGGGACGGTTCTCGAGCCGCCGCCCGGCCTTCTGCTGGGAACCTTCGTGCGGCGACTCCTCTTCGCTTGGGCGTTGCAAGCGCCGCCCTTGCTCGACGACCACACCAGCGCCGCCGATCGAGTGATCTTCTGGCGCGATGTGCCCTCGCGTCTCGCCCGGCTCTATCCTTTTGCGGCGTTCGACGCACCGCGGGCCGCCCTGGTGGGGGGAAGGCTCGTGTGGATCGTGGACGGATATCTAGCGTCTTCCCGGTTCCCGCTCGGCGAGTACGTCCGCTGGCACGGTGACAACGTCAATTTCCTGACCGCCCCGTACGTAGTGACTGTGGACGCCGTGACCGGCTCCACTCGCCTCTACCTGCGCGGGACCGGGCTCGCCTTCGCCGCCGAAGTGGCTCGCGGCGAGGGCACGGAGGCGCTCCCGAGCGATAGCATGAGCGCCGACCTGCGCCGGCGCCTGGACTACCCTCTCGGGTTGTTCGGAGCGCAGGCCGCGATGCTGGCGCGTCGGGGTGACGACAGCGCCCGCGGCGAGCGCCGCTGGGCTCTCGCCGCACGAGACAGCGGCGTGGCGTCCGCCGGCGACGCGGCACTGCTCCGGCCGGCGGTCGCGCTGCTGGCTCTCGGTGAGGCCGAGCGCCGGCTGTGGTATCTCCTGCCGCTCACCGACGCCGCCGGCAACCGGCTCGCCGCGATCGTCGCGGCGACCGGCGGGGAGGACGGTTCGCTCCGGCTGGAGCTGCTGCGCTTGCCCGAAGGGTTCCCCACGCCTTCGGCCGCCGCGAGCCGCCTGTCCTCGGCGCCGGCGGTCCTGGCGGCATCAGCCGCGGCCTCCGGCCCCGAAGGCGCGGTGCGCCGGGGACCGGTCTTCCCGGTACCGGCGGCAGGAACCATAGCTTACCAGCAGGTGATCTACGGCTCGACGCACCGCACCGCCAAACCTCTGAGCGTACGCGCCGTCGCCTTGGCCGTGGGCGGCCGCGTCGGCGTCGGATCGGACGCCGCCTCGGCGGCGCGGGCGCTGGAGCGCGGCGAAACGGGCGGCGGAGATTTCGGCGCCGGGATCTCGCTGGCGGTGGCACGCGCCGCATTCCTGTCGCTGGATTCCGCGGTCCGGCGCGCCGATTGGGCTGAGTTCGCGCGGGCATATGCGGTCCTTCGCCGTGCGCTCGGGGTGGGCGTCGGGGAGCGGCCTTGA
- a CDS encoding carbamate kinase, with protein MTERTVVIALGGNALAPAGERPTIATQFRHTRESLAPVVTLARDGWRIAVVHGNGPQVGDSLARNEIAAGDVEPLPLGVLVAETAGWIGYMIQQSLRNALDRAGIDRDVVTVITQTVVEADDPLLRKATKPIGHPLPPERLAELKRRGVPVGSGGGEGWRRLTSSPVPIGVVESEVVRRLMEAGTIVIAAGGGGPPVYRDASLGWEGVDAVVDKDRTAAILARGLGAEFLLILTNVDAVYRDFGTDRARPVRRMTIGEAEAMLASGVFGEGSMGPKVEAALAFVRGGGGRAVIAELGAGPAAMRGEAGTTIMAEGR; from the coding sequence ATGACGGAGCGAACGGTCGTGATCGCCCTCGGCGGCAATGCCCTGGCGCCAGCCGGCGAGCGGCCGACCATCGCCACCCAGTTCCGCCACACCCGCGAGAGCCTGGCGCCGGTGGTGACACTGGCGCGGGACGGCTGGCGCATCGCCGTGGTGCACGGCAACGGCCCGCAGGTCGGCGACTCGCTCGCGCGCAACGAGATCGCGGCCGGCGACGTCGAGCCATTGCCGCTGGGAGTGCTGGTGGCTGAGACCGCCGGTTGGATCGGCTACATGATCCAGCAGTCGCTCCGGAACGCGCTCGACCGGGCCGGCATCGACCGCGACGTCGTCACTGTGATCACCCAGACGGTCGTGGAGGCGGACGACCCGCTGCTCCGCAAGGCGACGAAGCCCATCGGGCACCCGCTACCGCCCGAAAGGCTCGCGGAGCTGAAGCGACGCGGTGTCCCGGTGGGGTCCGGCGGCGGCGAAGGGTGGCGCCGGCTGACGTCGAGTCCGGTGCCGATCGGCGTGGTGGAGAGCGAGGTGGTGCGGCGCCTGATGGAGGCGGGGACGATCGTGATCGCCGCGGGGGGCGGCGGCCCGCCGGTCTACCGCGACGCTTCGCTCGGGTGGGAAGGGGTGGACGCTGTGGTGGACAAGGATCGCACGGCGGCGATCCTGGCCCGCGGGCTGGGGGCCGAGTTCCTGCTCATCCTCACCAACGTGGACGCCGTGTACCGCGACTTCGGCACCGATCGCGCCCGCCCGGTCCGGCGCATGACGATCGGTGAAGCCGAGGCGATGCTGGCGTCCGGAGTGTTCGGTGAAGGCAGCATGGGGCCGAAGGTGGAGGCCGCGCTCGCGTTCGTGCGAGGCGGGGGCGGGCGGGCGGTGATCGCGGAGCTGGGCGCCGGTCCCGCGGCGATGCGTGGCGAAGCGGGGACAACGATCATGGCCGAGGGCCGATGA